A stretch of DNA from Brevibacillus ruminantium:
CCTCCGCCAGATGGGGATTGAAATTCCCAAAATCAAAGTGGACTTTGATCTCCGCGACATGGTGCGCGTGACGGATGGTCCGTTCTCCAGCCGTACCGGAGAGATTATCGAGATTCATCCCGACCGACAAAAGGTGCGCGTACTGGTCGATATCTTTGGCCGCGAGACGCCTGTCGAGTTGGACTTTACGCAGATTCAAAAATTGGATTAGGATTCATCTTGAAAACTGCCACGCTATGTGGTAAATTTCTTGTTGTTTCTTATATCCCCAATCATAAGGGGTTTCTTGCACTCTCACTATAGATGGAAAGTCTACATAAGGCTTTCGGCAAAAAGGTGGGAGGGGGCATTCCCCCGTAATAACCACATGTGAAGTAAGGAGGTGTCTTACGTGGCTAAGAAGGTTATCCGCGTAATTAAATTACAAATCCCGGCAGGTAAAGCAAATCCTGCACCTCCAGTAGGTCCGGCCCTCGGTCAAGCTGGTGTAAACATCATGGGATTCTGTAAAGAATTCAACGCTCGCACAGAGAGCGAAGTGGGAATGATCATTCCGGTAGAAATCACCGTTTTTGAAGACCGTTCCTTTACGTTCATCACGAAAACTCCACCGGCTGCTGTTCTGTTGAAAAAAGCTGCTGGTATCGAGTCTGGTTCCGGCGTGCCGAACAAGACGAAGGTAGCTACCCTGAAGCGCGACAAAGTGCGCGAAATCGCTGAACTGAAGCGTCCTGACCTGAATGCAGCATCCGTGGAAGCGGCTATGCTCATGATCGAAGGTACTGCTCGTTCGATGGGTATCGTGATTGAAGACTAATTGTCTTTGTTGTAAGGAGGGGTACACGAGATGTGCCCCTTGTTTGTGGGAGGATGAAACCGCTACGACCACATTGAAGGGAGATTTCAAAACATGGCAAAACGTGGCAAGAAGTACCAAGAGGCTGCGAAGCTGATTGACAAGAACAAAGTATACGAAGTTGCAGAAGGCATTGAGCTGGTAAAGAAAGCAGCTTCTGCAAAATTTGATGAATCCGTGGAAGCAGCTTTCCGTTTGGGCGTAGACCCGAAGCGTGCTGACCAACAAATCCGCGGTGCAGTAGTTCTGCCGCATGGTACTGGTAAAGTACAACGCGTTCTCGTTTTCGCAAAAGGCGAAAAAGCGAAAGAAGCAGAAGCTGCTGGTGCTGATTATGTAGGCGATGCAGATATGATCGCTAAAATTCAAGGCGGCTGGTTCGACTTTGACGTAGTCGTAGCTACCCCTGACATGATGGGTGAAGTAGGGAAACTGGGTCGCGTACTCGGTCCGAAAGGCCTCATGCCAAACCCGAAAACCGGTACCGTTACATTTGATGTAACCAAAGCGGTTAACGAAATCAAAGCGGGTAAAATTGAGTACCGCGTTGACAAAGCAGGTAACATCCACGCGCCAATCGGAAAGGTTTCCTTTGATGCCGAAAAGCTGGCT
This window harbors:
- the rplA gene encoding 50S ribosomal protein L1, with product MAKRGKKYQEAAKLIDKNKVYEVAEGIELVKKAASAKFDESVEAAFRLGVDPKRADQQIRGAVVLPHGTGKVQRVLVFAKGEKAKEAEAAGADYVGDADMIAKIQGGWFDFDVVVATPDMMGEVGKLGRVLGPKGLMPNPKTGTVTFDVTKAVNEIKAGKIEYRVDKAGNIHAPIGKVSFDAEKLAENLATLTDALNRAKPAAAKGVYMKNVSISSTMGPGVRVAVK
- the rplK gene encoding 50S ribosomal protein L11, which translates into the protein MAKKVIRVIKLQIPAGKANPAPPVGPALGQAGVNIMGFCKEFNARTESEVGMIIPVEITVFEDRSFTFITKTPPAAVLLKKAAGIESGSGVPNKTKVATLKRDKVREIAELKRPDLNAASVEAAMLMIEGTARSMGIVIED